gagttgtgatcaatactgagatacgtatacactgggtcgtggattgattcaagataatatttatcgatttatttctgtacatctaactgtggacaactagttgtaggttactaacgaggacagctgacttaataaacttaaaacatcaaaatatattaaaagtgttgtaaatatattttgaacatactttgatatatatgtatatattgttataggttcgtgaatcaaccagtggccaagtcttacttcccgacgaagtaaaaaatctgtgaaagtgagttatagtcccacttttaaaatctaatatttttgggatgagaatacatgcaggttttataaatgatttacaaaatagacacaagtacgtgaaactacattctatggttgaattatcgaaatcgaatatgcccctttttattaagtctggtaatctaagaattagggaacagacaccctaattgacgcgaatcctaaagatagatctattgggcctaacaaaccccatccaaagtaccggatgctttagtacttcgaaatttatatcatgtccgaaggaggatcccggaatgatggggatattcttatatatgcattttgttaatgttggttaccaggtgttcaccatatgaatgatttttatctctatgtatgggatgtgtattgaaatatgaaatcttgtggtctattgttacgatttgatatctataggttaaacctatagctaaccaacatttttgttgacgtttaaagcatttttattctcaggtgaatactaagagcttccgctgttgcatactaaaataaggacaagatttggagtccatgtttgtatgatattgtgtaaaaactgcattcaagaaactgatttcaatgtaacatatttgtattgtaaaccattatgtaatggtcgtgtgtaaacaggatattttagattatcattatttgataatctacgtaaagctttttaaacctttatttatgaaataaaggttatggtttgttttaaaaatgaatgcagtctttgaaaaacgtctcatatagaggtcaaaacctcacaacgaaaccaattaatatggaacgtttttaatcaataagaacgggacatttcaactagtacccacttcagacttagttttctttgGTTCGtcgatggttatctgattcattaaagtatgcgccatgcgcattgcttcgggaacattcggtggcttggacgaggtgacgtttcccttaatgctcttagggagtccccagaagtatctctccattcgcttgaattctggggtgaccattgtcggacacatcagggctagttccaaaaatctcctgttgtaactatcaaggtcgttcccaacggcctttaactacatgaattccatttccatcttttgtatttcggttctcggacaatactcctcaatcatggcacatttaaattcttcccatggcgtagcatacgcctcatcaatgccttgtgcctgtgccattgtgttccaccacgtgagcgcgccgtcagatagcttgcaagaagcaaatttgattttgctgtcctccgaacagttgctaacttggaatactgattcaagtttctcgaaccatctggtgagaccaaccggtccctcggttccactgaagttatgtggtttgcagctctggaattccttgtaagtacacccattttgaacgggtgggataaccggtggtggtggcggtggagcttggaggtttctttctgctagggctgcggctacacgttcttggatcatctcttcaatttgagcagcagtaggtgtggatcgaccgttagccatgatgttctatacaaacattttgactcaagtcaaatccagcattcaatatataataatatagtatataacaaccaacatgtaaacagcacaacacatgttaattaagtaacacaagttgatacaagtaccgcaaaacaccatacagtaacgtaaatagaacacttgtgcaaaaagtaacatcacaaagtttccattcattaataataagtttcatacatcatgatagatttgtacaatacataagtgaaataagaaactacaactagattacatcatgaaatctaatacaaaaggtcctacggtgaaggtgggtgtaggatgtctaaaacctgagccaactgctcctcgagctcagtaacccgagctcggaggatctccacctcccttgtcaattcctcgacagtggaagttggtggggcaggtggtgctggtggtgctggtggggccggtggtgcgggtggtgcatacCGCACGAAATGGGGTGCAGATGTccaggctccagaaatagtcagtacgtaacggggaaccttacgtatctgtgggtcggcagggtacggcacaagccgtttacgggcagtaaccctccgatgccgaccaaaagcgtcagtgaaagcacgacctccattcacccctggaatgacggtgccatcaggacggtaccgcttcttcggcggggtggagggtgcctgtataggtacgtcatcaaggttctcttcgttGGAGTCACTGcagtcatctgtagaggagtcatctgatgaagaatcggcggatgaggagtcatccgaatcatgtggtggtggcacgggtggctgaactggcagtccgaaggcggccaacatctctctgtgtctgaatggcggaatcggcactaaacgtccattagcagtgcgtcggcacggcatgcgcatatggttacggaatggcccttccccgaactccgcaggaatcacaccaccgatgcggggctgtggctccgaggatccgggagcagacggagctggaatctctgtagggtccacgtgtccgtcaatagtagccactggtgcaggcggctggctgctagtcccggaagatgaagcgccggggtcactcgtgcgtatcgggatcggtggatcggcaacggtggtaggtggggtagctgaagagtctaaactgcccaaaacgatagcaggtggaacatccgacatctgaacaaggaaaaataaattttccatgtcagtaagtcataaagcaagcacgtattaggccaacagtttaaatcatgtataacggtaaatagcatggcaataacaacaagtatcatgcaattgaaagcagataatagcatgcagtagtgaaatcatgtaatagcatacggcatattgcagtaacagtaagcagcagcatgcagtaagttcagcggaaacaagtaaactagcaagttgtagattagtcctattagtgaatcctactcgggtaggtcttagactcactaatgcaacctaattccctacaaccaatgctctgataccaaatgtgatgccccgtacaaaatcatcgtgtacgaatcatcaacaacaggatcattacaaggttaagtactatatgctgtaataaaagaagttgcattcacgataaaaaggtgacgtcataaccgacatcaaatgttttacaccaacaatatgcttctacgaatagcaagcatgaataaatgtatgtgacccttaggtcgttacaaaacatagttcaaatgtattaaagtttgagtgcagttaaacagttcatgcggtgataacactagagcagcgggtgtctacggcaagactagcacgacagtggaagcgaataaccttaagcacctgagaaaaacatgcttaaaaacgtcaacacaaaggttggtgagctatagtttaagtataacagtatgtaaggtaggccacgagatttcagtgctacaaagagcgtttcaaaacagtatgataaagtatatgttaaccgtgggcacttggtaactaacttaacgtttataccccctgaaagtacacttggcaagtgcgtatgtatacgaagtattaaacactcgttaaatactagcgctactagcccgagtgaggatgtcaaaccctatggatccatatctaagattcgcgttcacggttcaaaaaccaatgattaaacgttaccgagctaaagggaatgtttatgccgttgtataacccacacatatataagtttaagtactcgtgcctagtatgtaaaacataaaatccggatGTATTCTcacttcccaaaataagttaaagtaaaaagggaatgctataactcacaatgataaggtagcggtaaagtcgagtcgggaaaagtgtgcaagtaatcggtccgaaagtcctcaacctaagtcaaatagtactaagtcagtaaatcgtctgaataggtttaaaagtacgtaaataaggtcttaaaggtcatcatcaatcatcatcaaacaaaaggcgtaaagtaagtttcgtttatgaaagtagtttaaaacaaaggctgacttcgatcagtcaccacagcctctacccttactgaattaaggtgagaccagtggtcatggctccgtatatgagtcctttaagtgtggtaaaatttatagaagcaaactcgtcttcgtttgaccgtggcgacggtctaagtgcgagtaggtcagaaatttctgcacaacgtaaaaacaacatagtgacgatcggagggccataaatcctaaaccgcaactcggattaagacgagtcctatatgaaaaattatctactcgaatagagctatttgaaaatcattatcacaacagcccaggtctactggtctgttacagaaaccagaaaacagtaggtagaagacagaaagcagaaaaataatgggttccggtgagtttggtgcttgatgttcatcatggttctcatccttgatgcctatagcttcaagtgtacaactcattgatgtgtttacatcatctttaccatgatttgaccatcataacccaagtgtaagtctaagacatgaagcacaactcacttaagagttgtatgaagtttgatgaaccaaagttacatcaaagtcttagatctaacacatacatgaactttaaaactaataataagttacaaacttgaaagtgatcttatgaaatcaagatcttaagttgtagaacatagttcttaatttgatcttgaagatccaagactcaaaagtctagatctaacataagtgtacaaagttataattaaaaagtttcatttacatgttcttgaacttttaaagttacttttagttcaagattaatgagatcaaagttaactagtaacatttgaccaatcacaaccaacaaacaagaaattaaagtgcataaaatgaagacataaactaaataaacaagtaatttgttcatggttgttcatactttaaagattcaaccaaagtttgatctttaagtaaagtaaacattaagttcacttcatgtacttcaagtatgagttacaacacaagaactctCTTTCTTAAAACAAGtattggagatcataaactaggaagtttatgtcttgtatgttcttattatgaacaagataatatgaagaatgaaactaagtagtttgattcttgaaactaaataagtaagtaacaaacaattactagtaatcaacacaagtaacaaaagattgaataaacaaagaatgatgatgattaatgggtGATATGCTACGGTtttaccaacaaaagaaaagaagaaaagttgttcaaacacttacaagaaagagagaaaagtgagagagaatggttgagagaaaatgagagataaGTGGGTGTTTTGAAAATGAGAGAAAATCAAGTGATGAAGTAATGAAAAAATGAAAGGCAAAAACCCTCCTTGGGCACCAATAGGCCACGGTTCAGCAGCCACAAGGGGGAGGGAGAAGGTTCAAAGGTTACTAGCATGTAAAGATGTTAAAAGGTGGTTAAAAGAGgtggttacatggggattaagagcaaactagattccaattgtACAAACTAACTAGTTCCTttcactaaatgatacttacaagttcttagtgggctaactaagtccattaataatgtagggtgggcttctaaagtccaataacactagtaaatgcccaagttcaaataaaagcccaagtatgaatgtaattaacaagttaatccaattaaaagtccaagtaactaactaacaactttagttaattaaaatgattaataaacttaatcatgaatgcaaataatatctaaaaatattattcgcgaaagtttcgggtgtcacaaagacgtttcgggcaattaaagtcaagtacgggcaatcatggtaacaagtaaatgtaattacatacattcgtttaatcacacgtattaataataaataattattaataaataaacgttaaaaaaatccagggtcgttacaatattatattatattatattatattatattataatgttGGTAATAATTGTTATTGACTAATTGTCCACTTCGTACCGAAATGCCatttcacttttattttttttatgtaactTAAACTCTTATAAGCTCTCAGAAGCTCTTATAAGCTCTCATAAACTCTCATAAGTTTTCATAATAATCAAACGCACGTGCATATTTTGTGTTTTGTTTTATGAATAAATTTTGATGTGGTTTTTAATTTTCTcagattttcttttaaataatattgTTAAGTGTTTATGTTTTGGGAGATGATCCTCACACAACACTTTTTAGCCCGTATAAACTTTTGTCTCATAAATTCACAATTATACACCAAAATTAATTTAaagagttgaacttatattattattttaagtataaGTAATGGTATAATAGTAAATTAAATATAGATGAATCAAAAAGTGATGTATGAGGATTATTTCCCTTAAGTTTTACAACCTATTTATagttttgtttattaaaatattgattttacatttttttttctcttttttataTCGTTATATTTTACTTTAGAACTTTTTTAATAGTATTGTTTTGACATTTTTTTTACATTCTTTGTTTGTTATGCCACATTTCTCTTTTATTTAAGAGATTATTTTTCTTATGGTAAATAATTGATCATATGTTAATTATATCATCATATCTAAAGcatatgatttataattatttttttaaccttcattttttttggaaaagcagATTTTATATCACGATATCGGGGCACAAAAAGGGGGCCCAAAACCCGTTTACACTAGATCGAAAACATACGGGAGCTAACTACTTTAAGTGTACCATGGAAACAAAACTATAAACATACAAACAAGAAATCGACCAAAAGCATGAAGCGATGAAAGTTATTTTAAGTATAAACCTTCATTTTTGGCTTTAAGTTATTTTaagtatttattattttattattatgtttaacaattaattttaatttaatttatgaaAATTAATTTAATAAATGTAAAAAATATTATCCCAGTCGCAATGTGCCTCTTCTACTTGCTTTTCTCCCGTAGTAGCTTTACGTCCTCTGTTTCCTTTTGTATGGTGCTAAAGTGGATTCTCCCCTAAATCGGGCACAACTCAAAGATCGACGTGACATGAGTCAAAAGACAAGTCAAAAGACAAGGCTTCTAGTTCCAAGCGCTTGCCCTCATTCCTGGTAAGGTCCTCCAAAGAAAGGAACGGAAAGCCAGATTCATAATTTCTTTACCAGTTATTTCCAAATTGATTAATCGACATACATAACATAGTAACATGTGTGGTTTACTATAAAATTTAAAATGCGATTTTGCAAAATCGTGTAAGTAAATGCTAACAAATTTTGTTGTTTTAATGAATATCATTTCTAGCAGGAGAAATAAAATATTGATGTAGAGTAAGATTGAATAAAAAATAGTTTTAAAAAATCTATAATTtaactatataattaaatatataatttgtCGTTCATATGTGCAGATGTATTTGTAAATATGTAAACATTTCATATAATTCATAATTGAACATGTAATTTGTGATTGTAACACTTGTTTGCCAATTGTAGAAacattaaataatatttatatgtaaTTTGTTAAATTTAACATTGTAATTAAAAAGTTATCGCAATTCTGTATCTTTTGTGGTCCTCGTTTGAACCTGCTTGCActcgtattatttatatataagaaATTCTTAAAACATTTTAATGAAATATCAGTAATATATTAActgtattataattatgataataaaataaaTAGTATAGCTCATCTTTTGTCCATAAAAAACATGACTTTTACTCATCTATGGCTTTAAAACCGTTCCAAATTATAGAACCACCAAATATAATATAATCAATAATACCTGTTGATTTATAAATTTTGGGAGACATAAAAATAAATTAAAGTATATTCTTTATCTTGGTGCATCCTCTAGTTTAGTAAGATTTGTACAATAATTTCCCTCGTTTTTTTTTTAACGACGATATTAAGAACACTGGGGGCTAAGCCATCAATAcaaccttcaaagaattcaaatcccAAGGTAAATATTTATCAAGATGTAACTCATTTGGAAAACTACTATAATAACCACTACTAGTCAATTAAAAAATTGCTCTgatatccatccatccatccatccatccatccatatCAATGTTCATCCCAAACCCAAATCATTCATAAAAACAGGAATCCTAACTTACAAGTAGAGCAGAATTTATGAATCCTATATATATACCACATTCTTATGATATAATAAACGCATATTGAAGACAATCATAAATCTTCATAAGTTTACAGAAAAAGGATTCACATGCAGCATTTATCTGCATATGATCTTATCAAAAATGTTAATGATCCTTTATAACGTCACACCAAGCCACATTTCCACACAAGTGACCATCCATACAATCTATTTCCAACATTCATATGAATAGAGAGTAACATCCAATATGTTCACATAATCACATCACTCGTAGATCGTAACATGTTCACATAAGTTTATCATGTACCGCATCCAAAACTTGCGTGCAATACAATCATGCCGAATGTGGGTTCAAACCATGAAAAGCATCACTAAAGGATATTAGCACTTCGTCTAAGGTCTAAACACTTATATTCCGTTATGATGCTATTAAGAACATCTACCTCTTTTACTCTGAAATTACAATGAACGATATATGATCTAAACCCAAAGAACCGAATGTAAATGATATCCTTTTAAAATACATGTTTCAACCAGGGACACATGTCTTGACTTGTATTTAACTGCAAATGGTATCCTAAATACAAGTTTAAACTTGCATATTTAGATACATTTAACATAATAATTTGACACCTAACAAAAACAAACATTTTCATATTTTAACACACCAGGAGCACAAACACATCAAACATAACAATTTCCTACACTTTTATAAAACAAAAAGATAATAACTTTTTGGCATATAACATAACAACAATAACTAACTCTGCTTGTATTCAAAAGTAGCTCATAAAAATTATAATCAACTTAAAGCTTGTATGTATTACAAAAGCTCGTGAATTTTATTAATTCATAACACAAACAGTTTACAAAACGATTGAAACACATAGAAAGATGCAAAAACACACATCCCCAAATTCacaaaacacaaaccctagattcaaaTTAACCAGTTAAACGATTAAAGTCGACAAATACAAAAGTTATTACCAATCACATAGGGCTAAGAAGCTGAGAAATAGATGGTTTGGGTTCTGAATTCATgccgatgatgatgattaatggaaTGAATCCATAATGAGTGATGACTTTAGCTTTCTTCATACCCCATGTGCTCCATTCTTTCAATATCTTTGATGCTGAATTCTCATCGTCTTTTGATCTTTTTGTTGATTTCCCTTTTGTTTTCAAACTCAAATTCGATGACATGATGATTTCGCTTCTTGTTTTGATCGACCAATTGATAGATTTCTCGTATTTTCGCTTGATGTGTGCGTGTGTTTGAGCCCTAATATTGTCGCGCACTCGCGTCTACAAAGAAGGCCCAATGAATTTTAGGTTACCAAGCAGAGGCCTACTAAAATTTGGTTCATGAAATGTCGGCCCACTTGAACGTGTTTTTTACATTTCATTTCTCAACTAGATTTATGAGTCCGTGCGTTGTACGACAGCTCAAATAATAATATTTCAAAAATGTTAGTATTAATACTGATTATCTCCATGATATAATtacaataaagataaagaaaccttcattattgatattatttgtaTTAAAAGTTGTGTATTGAAAATATTAGTAGTAGGGGAGGTCCGGAGGGGGAGCAAGGTAATCAACCGCTCAGGCCCATGATTTTTAGGGGCCCAACTTTTTTTTATATGTACAGACACAATTAGAGATTTGAGAAACATGAGAAGTATAAAAACATAATTGAAGCAGCGAATACGAAACACAATAGACCCAAAAACAATAATCAAAAGCCCTATAAAAAAAGAAATCAAAGTTCACTAGCACTCTAACAAGGCTTAgagtgcttttaaaaaaaaaaattatattaatacttaggGCCTAAGGGCCTTTTTTCCCATCTTGTTTTATGCCTCTAAATTATCCGGACCGGCCCTGATTAGTAGCGTAAACgctaataataaatacaattacaATGCAAATATCaattatttattgtcattgacctCAAGTTTCCTGAATTTGTTCCGTTATACTGAAAAAAATGAATAGATTTTGAATAGAACAACTAATGTTAATGAGATAGAGAAAAAGTTAAAAAGTTAATCACAAACATGCAAACATTAAAAGTGTAAAAGGAAGATAGCCAAAATCAAGATTTAGTTCTTGATATATATGTTATACTTTCAAAAGAAGCATTTGTTTCATTTTCGTGCAACATGTTGATAATGGTCATATAATAAGTGTAAAAATAATCGTACAAAATTAATTGAGTTTATCAAATAATTAGTCTAGTTAGCTATAAATGAAATAAGCTATACTTTCTCTCAAGCTAATTGGTCTCTTCTCTCCCTCACGATCCCTAACTCTTCTGTCAAGTAATCAATTGCTTTCAAACCTTGACACTGCGATAATGGCGTCACATTCCGTCAACCGCTGCCTCCTCACTTGACCGATCAAATGTGACTTGGGTTGTAACCAGTCTTAGAGAAAAGTTGATGGGTGAAAGAGACTACTCATATATTCTGTAAGGACTAAAACCGTCCCTAACTCAGAAACCCTGCATCCAAACAACCTCCATTTCCACAAGGCCGATATCAGCAAACAGCAAGACAGTTACTGGGTGTGATTGCGCAACAAAAACACTTCAAAATTGTGTAGAAATCAATCAACTCAGAATGGGGGGAGGAATGGAAGCAAACAAGAACAAATTCATAGAAGATTGGGGAACAGCAAGAGAGAATTTGGAACATAATTTCAGATGGACTCGTCGTAACCTAGCTATTGTCGGAATTTTCGGAATCGCCATTCCTTACTTGGTTTACAAAGGAACAGTTCGTGAATTTGTACGTATATCTACATATACACTTATACTTTTACTTGTTTGACCTATCTAATGTTTTTTTAGTTGTAGATCTTAATTACGGAGTCCGTAAATTTTAGGGGTTACATACTTGCATACATATTGACATTTGGAGAGTTCGATAAGTTCATTTATAACAGATTATAAGATTATTAACTTCAAATTATTTACCTAATAAACCATAAGTTCGTATGTATAATAAGCTCATAAGCCTGCAAAAGGACTAACTTTTACGATTATTAATG
This genomic window from Rutidosis leptorrhynchoides isolate AG116_Rl617_1_P2 chromosome 2, CSIRO_AGI_Rlap_v1, whole genome shotgun sequence contains:
- the LOC139890699 gene encoding mitochondrial import receptor subunit TOM7-1-like codes for the protein MSSNLSLKTKGKSTKRSKDDENSASKILKEWSTWGMKKAKVITHYGFIPLIIIIGMNSEPKPSISQLLSPM
- the LOC139890700 gene encoding uncharacterized protein, giving the protein MGGGMEANKNKFIEDWGTARENLEHNFRWTRRNLAIVGIFGIAIPYLVYKGTVREFHMQDEDNNRPYRKFLP